In a genomic window of Quercus lobata isolate SW786 chromosome 4, ValleyOak3.0 Primary Assembly, whole genome shotgun sequence:
- the LOC115986674 gene encoding F-box/kelch-repeat protein At3g23880-like isoform X1, giving the protein MSDYLPDEVVLKILHRLPVKSLIRFRCVSKSWNSLITTPSFINSHLSYNSSNSDKLIVRHGVGKPYLEHYKLIEDNNDSSSVQIQHIDFPLASSRFRLIGSVNGLLCLCELERYVLWNPSIRKFITLPNPCITVKSHGEIDHRSAFGFDPRTNDYKVVRIVFQDGTKTSEAAKIPVVEIYSLNEGSWRITSAGNSFSPGFMFNDAGQPSASLNGAVHFVGIDRDDNFCPLVLSFDLGDEVFRIIPVPNGAFRPTGYVLTSVIGGSLSLLCHDSLKDTKQCCSIWVMKEYGVVDSWTKQLTFDFEEGVLLGLQKNGNILVETELPVLIHCEISSYDPKSKQSKNLGIFGRPFSFCVENYMENLVLLDKPNDSFQRRVSRKRKYRSWSLQLGQISAVNP; this is encoded by the coding sequence ATGTCAGACTATCTCCCCGACGAAGTGGTGCTGAAAATACTGCACAGACTTCCCGTCAAATCCCTAATTCGATTCAGGTGCGTTTCTAAATCATGGAACTCTTTAATTACAACCCCTTCTTTCATCAATTCCCACCTTTCCTACAATTCCTCCAACTCCGACAAATTAATTGTTAGGCACGGCGTTGGTAAACCCTATTTAGAGCACTACAAATTAATTGAAGATAACAATGACTCCTCATCTGTTCAAATTCAACACATTGATTTCCCACTAGCGAGTAGTCGTTTTAGGTTAATCGGTTCCGTGAATGGATTGCTCTGTCTTTGTGAACTAGAGCGCTATGTTCTTTGGAATCCCTCTATTAGAAAATTTATAACCCTTCCAAACCCTTGCATTACTGTCAAGTCGCACGGCGAAATTGATCATCGTTCAGCATTCGGGTTTGATCCACGGACTAATGATTATAAGGTGGTGAGGATTGTATTTCAAGATGGAACTAAAACGTCTGAAGCAGCCAAAATACCTGTGGTTGAGATTTACTCTCTTAATGAGGGCTCTTGGAGAATAACAAGTGCTGGCAACTCTTTTTCACCCGGGTTTATGTTTAATGATGCGGGGCAACCATCAGCTTCTTTAAATGGGGCTGTCCATTTTGTAGGGATAGATAGGGATGATAACTTTTGTCCATTAGTTTTGTCATTTGACTTGGGTGATGAGGTTTTTCGCATCATACCTGTGCCAAATGGTGCATTCCGTCCAACTGGTTATGTTCTTACCTCAGTAATTGGGGGATCGCTTTCTCTTTTATGTCATGATAGTCTTAAGGACACCAAGCAGTGCTGTTCCATTTGGGTGATGAAAGAGTATGGTGTTGTTGATTCTTGGACTAAACAGCTCACTTTTGATTTCGAAGAAGGAGTGTTATTAGGTCTCCAGAAGAATGGTAATATATTAGTGGAGACAGAACTACCAGTACTAATTCATTGTGAGATCTCTTCATATGATCCTAAGAGCAAACAAAGTAAGAATTTGGGAATTTTTGGGAGGCCATTCAGTTTTTGTGTTGAAAATTATATGGAGAATCTAGTCTTACTTGACAAACCAAATGACAGTTTCCAAAGGAGAGTGAGCAGGAAGAGGAAATACAG
- the LOC115986674 gene encoding F-box protein At3g07870-like isoform X3, translated as MSDYLPDEVVLKILHRLPVKSLIRFRHGVGKPYLEHYKLIEDNNDSSSVQIQHIDFPLASSRFRLIGSVNGLLCLCELERYVLWNPSIRKFITLPNPCITVKSHGEIDHRSAFGFDPRTNDYKVVRIVFQDGTKTSEAAKIPVVEIYSLNEGSWRITSAGNSFSPGFMFNDAGQPSASLNGAVHFVGIDRDDNFCPLVLSFDLGDEVFRIIPVPNGAFRPTGYVLTSVIGGSLSLLCHDSLKDTKQCCSIWVMKEYGVVDSWTKQLTFDFEEGVLLGLQKNGNILVETELPVLIHCEISSYDPKSKQSKNLGIFGRPFSFCVENYMENLVLLDKPNDSFQRRVSRKRKYRSWSLQLGQISAVNP; from the exons ATGTCAGACTATCTCCCCGACGAAGTGGTGCTGAAAATACTGCACAGACTTCCCGTCAAATCCCTAATTCGATTCAG GCACGGCGTTGGTAAACCCTATTTAGAGCACTACAAATTAATTGAAGATAACAATGACTCCTCATCTGTTCAAATTCAACACATTGATTTCCCACTAGCGAGTAGTCGTTTTAGGTTAATCGGTTCCGTGAATGGATTGCTCTGTCTTTGTGAACTAGAGCGCTATGTTCTTTGGAATCCCTCTATTAGAAAATTTATAACCCTTCCAAACCCTTGCATTACTGTCAAGTCGCACGGCGAAATTGATCATCGTTCAGCATTCGGGTTTGATCCACGGACTAATGATTATAAGGTGGTGAGGATTGTATTTCAAGATGGAACTAAAACGTCTGAAGCAGCCAAAATACCTGTGGTTGAGATTTACTCTCTTAATGAGGGCTCTTGGAGAATAACAAGTGCTGGCAACTCTTTTTCACCCGGGTTTATGTTTAATGATGCGGGGCAACCATCAGCTTCTTTAAATGGGGCTGTCCATTTTGTAGGGATAGATAGGGATGATAACTTTTGTCCATTAGTTTTGTCATTTGACTTGGGTGATGAGGTTTTTCGCATCATACCTGTGCCAAATGGTGCATTCCGTCCAACTGGTTATGTTCTTACCTCAGTAATTGGGGGATCGCTTTCTCTTTTATGTCATGATAGTCTTAAGGACACCAAGCAGTGCTGTTCCATTTGGGTGATGAAAGAGTATGGTGTTGTTGATTCTTGGACTAAACAGCTCACTTTTGATTTCGAAGAAGGAGTGTTATTAGGTCTCCAGAAGAATGGTAATATATTAGTGGAGACAGAACTACCAGTACTAATTCATTGTGAGATCTCTTCATATGATCCTAAGAGCAAACAAAGTAAGAATTTGGGAATTTTTGGGAGGCCATTCAGTTTTTGTGTTGAAAATTATATGGAGAATCTAGTCTTACTTGACAAACCAAATGACAGTTTCCAAAGGAGAGTGAGCAGGAAGAGGAAATACAG
- the LOC115986674 gene encoding F-box/kelch-repeat protein At3g23880-like isoform X2 yields the protein MSDYLPDEVVLKILHRLPVKSLIRFRCVSKSWNSLITTPSFINSHLSYNSSNSDKLIVRHGVGKPYLEHYKLIEDNNDSSSVQIQHIDFPLASSRFRLIGSVNGLLCLCELERYVLWNPSIRKFITLPNPCITVKSHGEIDHRSAFGFDPRTNDYKVVRIVFQDGTKTSEAAKIPVVEIYSLNEGSWRITSAGNSFSPGFMFNDAGQPSASLNGAVHFVGIDRDDNFCPLVLSFDLGDEVFRIIPVPNGAFRPTGYVLTSVIGGSLSLLCHDSLKDTKQCCSIWVMKEYGVVDSWTKQLTFDFEEGVLLGLQKNGNILVETELPVLIHCEISSYDPKSKQSKNLGIFGRPFSFCVENYMENLVLLDKPNDSFQRRVSRKRKYR from the coding sequence ATGTCAGACTATCTCCCCGACGAAGTGGTGCTGAAAATACTGCACAGACTTCCCGTCAAATCCCTAATTCGATTCAGGTGCGTTTCTAAATCATGGAACTCTTTAATTACAACCCCTTCTTTCATCAATTCCCACCTTTCCTACAATTCCTCCAACTCCGACAAATTAATTGTTAGGCACGGCGTTGGTAAACCCTATTTAGAGCACTACAAATTAATTGAAGATAACAATGACTCCTCATCTGTTCAAATTCAACACATTGATTTCCCACTAGCGAGTAGTCGTTTTAGGTTAATCGGTTCCGTGAATGGATTGCTCTGTCTTTGTGAACTAGAGCGCTATGTTCTTTGGAATCCCTCTATTAGAAAATTTATAACCCTTCCAAACCCTTGCATTACTGTCAAGTCGCACGGCGAAATTGATCATCGTTCAGCATTCGGGTTTGATCCACGGACTAATGATTATAAGGTGGTGAGGATTGTATTTCAAGATGGAACTAAAACGTCTGAAGCAGCCAAAATACCTGTGGTTGAGATTTACTCTCTTAATGAGGGCTCTTGGAGAATAACAAGTGCTGGCAACTCTTTTTCACCCGGGTTTATGTTTAATGATGCGGGGCAACCATCAGCTTCTTTAAATGGGGCTGTCCATTTTGTAGGGATAGATAGGGATGATAACTTTTGTCCATTAGTTTTGTCATTTGACTTGGGTGATGAGGTTTTTCGCATCATACCTGTGCCAAATGGTGCATTCCGTCCAACTGGTTATGTTCTTACCTCAGTAATTGGGGGATCGCTTTCTCTTTTATGTCATGATAGTCTTAAGGACACCAAGCAGTGCTGTTCCATTTGGGTGATGAAAGAGTATGGTGTTGTTGATTCTTGGACTAAACAGCTCACTTTTGATTTCGAAGAAGGAGTGTTATTAGGTCTCCAGAAGAATGGTAATATATTAGTGGAGACAGAACTACCAGTACTAATTCATTGTGAGATCTCTTCATATGATCCTAAGAGCAAACAAAGTAAGAATTTGGGAATTTTTGGGAGGCCATTCAGTTTTTGTGTTGAAAATTATATGGAGAATCTAGTCTTACTTGACAAACCAAATGACAGTTTCCAAAGGAGAGTGAGCAGGAAGAGGAAATACAG